GACAGGAACTGAAGACTTGGTCACTTTGTCTAACTGGAGCTCTTCACCTGAACTTTGCAAGCAATTACGGAAATGCTCCCTATGTACACATGACATTGaaaattgttttatattaaacatgATTGTGACTTCTAAAACTGGTATCTTACTGACTTTGTTTAACCGTATGTCATCATTGTCCTATGCATTTGGCAAATCACTGAAGATTAATCTTTTTCTAACAATAGATATGATTTTTATATTAAAGGGTTCAAATTAaactatttaaatgtatttattaatgaaaattCCTGTGTAGTGTAGTTAAATATGCATTAACTGACATTTTGCAAGTCTAGCCTTTGAGTGATATTATAATTACAATGTTTTTTGACTTTAAAGCAATCATCTGGAAAAACCATATCGTACcatatctttttattatttttatctttttatatctttttattattttttcttatgcAACATACATTGTGTTGCCTACAAAtactatgtaaataaataagtttactatgtttatttgaagtaaatagAAATAATTGAACAGTGTAACACAATCAATATAAATTAGTTACTTTTTGGTACTTGGTTACTAATACTGTTACaaagtattttttatattcatttttacGATTAAATTTATTTGAAGAAAAAAAGCCTGCTAATGTTCAGTCAGgtgacataaataaataaataaataaataaataaataaataaataaataaataaataaataaataaataaataaataaattaaaaaacatgacattttagTAAGATAAGGGCCACCATGAGCCACCAGAAAAGCGTCAATGCTACTCGATGTAGATTCTGCAATGAATACTGTTTTTAAAAGATACTCTactaattgtttttattaaggGTTTGGTCCAGAATTACACCTAAGTGGGTTGAGACCTGGTTACTGGAAAGACTGGAAAGACAGTTTTATACTCATCAGTTAAGTGACTGCGACCTATCTATAAAGAAATGTTCCATCTTATTGATCCACAGATTAGTCAGACTAACTTAGTATTGAATTTTTACCAGCCCTTCCCTCTAAAGGAACATGTGGCCCCAGTCCAAGTTGTCTCTCCATGCATGTATAATATCCTCTCAAACAGATGAATATGAATGTGAAATGTCATAGATCTAGAGACTGGAGATATTTGGTTGTAATGagtatttaaaaagaaatagtAAAGGTTAGGCATTATGGCAGCATTATTCACTGTgaatacaaaacacatttttaaaaacagcttCAGGtcattagataaataaaatgaccTTTCCAAGTAAGTTAGTTTGACTGTACAGataacaagtgtttttattgtgtCTATATATAACCTGTCCTGGTTGTGCCACCAGCAGTGGAGCTACTTGTTCTTCAATTATCTTAAATTTTAACTGCTGTATTTTGACTTGACTTCTACAAAAGGTGACCATTTCTACCTGTAGTGTCTGACCTTTAAACATAATGAAAACCAAGAGATAATGGAGCAGATAAGTGAAATCAACAATGCACTGACTGTTGCAATGCACATGCAAGGCTTTGAGTGAGGTTGGTATAAAAAACTCTGTGTATGTCAAGCGTTTTTGTTGCTCATGACCCGTGACCATGCAGAGCACGTATGCACTCGTAAACAAGTCTTATCATCTAAGTTTAAGAATGAAAAAGAAAGCCAAGTCAAAACAAAGCATTTCCTCTCTGGATGCCAAAGCACAGCACTATCAGGGTTTATCTCCAGAGAAGGTGTGCAGAGGCACTGCTCTATTCTGCTTCAAATGAGCCTTCATCAAATGAGCCTTCACACTCCTCAGTACATATGGCTGCCTCTCCCAGGAAATACTGAAGAAGTAAACTGATTAgagaagtgtgtgttgtgcagccAGTAGCTCACAGCACAGGATCTGTGGCAGCATAAATTATACATTAATGGTTTGATTGGGGAACAGGCTCCTGTTTATACAAATGCTTGGGAATTTTTTTACTGGTTTACGTCTTTTGTTTAGAGTGCATTTTCCACAGATTTTCTACCAATCtagcagtttttaaacaaccaATTGCATTTCTCTACCTCTTATGCTGCTGACCCTTACTCCTGACTACACACCCCCACTGACACGTGCAGTAGACAACCTCTTCTTCTCTACCTGCAtgaggtgggttcatatggatCTCCGTATTGTACACGAAGAgtcacacatcatctccattatgccccatctctgtgtaggtgctattaaacatgactgcagcagtaatgaggaatccccttcTGCATTCCCACCCTTGGACGAGTCATTGTCCGTACAGGCGCCCTTCccgccggtagcagagctaagattcaaccTACAAATTTAAGAGCATGTGTCATTATGTCAAGTTAAATCTCTGTCTGCTTGTACAGACATAAAGTTGAGAAACTGCTTTACTTTAGAATGACATCACAACATacctttttataattttatatgcTAAAAGAATCATATTtctgtttatacattttttgtaGGGAAGATTAAATGCTTTGCTTTACTTTTATACCTGTCTTCTGGGAGAGTTTGTCTAGCATGACAAAAACAACAcagtcattttcatttcattttttagatGTCTATCaatacaacattttacaaacttACAGTAATAAGAACACCACCAGTCAAAACCTAGTCATAGAGAGTTTTTCATATTTGCAGTGCATATTTGTAGTGTATTGATagattttttgttatttgcagTATATATTTGCAGCTTGTTTTTAATATAGAAGTTGTAGTTTTAATAGAGGAGGGTTTTATTTATGCTGAACAATTGTTGCCTGTCTTCATTTATCAGAAAAAAAATGATGCACATTGATTAGGTGTGTTTAAACTTGATATAAATGTTCACAAGTGCAGGTAAATGTAAAGCAGCAGTGTTAGCTCTGCTCCCAGTTAGAATTGATAGTGTCTTGCCTGGTTTAGATCCTGTCAGTATGAGCTGGTGATGCCTCCTCCACCCCTATTTCCTCCCCCAGCCACTTACTTGTTTTTATCTCACTTGCTTTGCCGCCACTGCGACGTGACTTGGCTCCTTTGACAAAAATTCCTCCTGCCCACTGTTTTCAAAATCTGGTATTGTGTTTAGGTGCAGGTGTACTGAGCTTCCATTTAACCCCAacaatgtgttttttatttttctttcacaGTCAGCCCAAGTGCCTCCACAGTTTCCCATAAAATGTCACCATACAGGAAGCTGAGGTTTAAAATAGGCATGCGTTACAGTTCCTAACTTAATGTTTGCTGACCCAAGAAATATAAACCACCTTTTAGTGAATGACCTGGCATTGCAACAACATGAAACAATCAAAGAATGGCAAAATCCAATAACATACTGTTTATCAGGCTAGCTGAGCAGGGTTACTCAATGTTAAATTAAACAGAAATAAAGCAGCCTATTACTGTACATTCAATTAAAATCAAGCTACAAATGTTGCCTCCAAAACAAAATAGATgaacaatgattaaaaaaattattttaaaagtaattgtttcttttcttttacataAACATACAGTAGAAATCTTCCAGTACATTACTtgcatttaattgtatttactttgacttttttgataaatgtttttaattagtgttttataaaaaatacagcCATATGAATGGatatttgaacatttattttctgCAGATTTAGACtattaatataaatttttaTCCAAACACAGATAAACTAGAGTAAAGAAATGTCTGAATACACTTAAATGTGTATTAATTTCTTTGAAACAAAGCTTAAGAACATTTTTAGAAGcagtattttggtttttcagttAGACTACCAATATGGTAAGTAGTTACTCTCATATTAGTAGTTACTGTCATATTAACAATAATCCAAATACACTATGCACAGTTCTCGTGTTAGCATTTAAGAGAAATTTTGATTGATCTCCAAAACACTGTAACACAATTTCTAATTTTAGATAAATTTGTGCGAGTATGTACGATTCTTACAAAAACTTTAATGACTTAATGCTTTAGGCAGAAACAGGTTGTTTTGTGCAAAGGTTACCAAAGTCTTTACACCTAATAATACACCTTCCATCATGTTCCACCTCGACACTGCATATCATCCATTTTACTCATCCCATCTCTGTTGGGTCGAACATGAAagtggaaaaaataataaaagccaATTTGACAAAAGAAATAACTTTTAAGTAAtccactttattgttttttatatgtACACACAGGCTCAGTGAGTGCAGAGAAGTCAGTGGCGGTTCTGTATGTTGTCAAAATGTGGCTTTCCTCTTGCCTAATAGCCTTAAATTGCATTTGCAGATGCTttaaaaaactgacattttttatatttccttTTTGATGTAGTGCATTCTTTGGAATGGAAAGTAACAGGCATGTAAATTGTTTTTTGGCCTTGTTCTTCATTCATGGATATTTTTCAATGTTTGCTAAATCTTTGAATAATCTTATGAATTGAAGATGGCCAGATTTATGGTTTATGCTCCTTTTCATATCCAGTCATGGTAGCATTACATATACCTGTTACCTGTAAAGTTCTATTTTTTAGGAATGTGTTGGAAAACTTAGAATGAGAATGaacatattaaatacattttatttatgctttaaaaaataaatacaagttAAAGGCATTTTACCAACCATCACAAATTTCTTAAGTTCTAATGTTTACgtgggaagttgtagcctagcggttaaggtactggttcagtaatcagaaggttgccggttcaagcctcaccattgccaggttgccacttttggacccttgagcaaggcccttaactctcaattgcgtagattgtatactgtcacagtactgtaagtcgtttttggataaaaacgtctgctgaatgctgtaaatgtaaaggtgGGCCAAATACCCAATCATGGTAGCCTCACCTGGTACCTACAGTATACCTGTTACCTGCAAAGTTCCAAAGCAGTTGTTTTGGGACTGTCCTATTTtttaggaatgtgttgcaggcatcaaattagaATGAGGTGATGAGGTaacatataaatacattttatttgtgtttttaaaaaaataaaatgaagtttaaaagattttataAAGCACAGTTTTATGTTTTACTAGCATTTTATTAGCAGTTCTTAAGTTTACGCAGGAAAACTGTTCCTGTTTAATTGTTCCATCTAGTGGATAAACTCAGTACAACTACACACGTTCCCCCCCaaattgtttttgtgttgtctAGTGAATGCTGCAATTCTATTGGACGGCGGCTCTTTCAGTGCACTTTTCCTGCCAGCTGAGTCGCTCTCACAGCTGTCAATCATGATGCAAGGCGTTACGATCTTGAAGTCAGTAGTGGCGCAAAAATGGCCGAGGCTAACGTCTCAGAAGTAAAAAGACCCaatatgtttttgtttggtgAGCTTTGCAAATATGTTAGTCTGTTGCAGAACTGTATAagcttaattaatatatattttaattttaaaaatagtatCAGCCTGGAGAAGTTGCTTAATGTGGTTGTTGCAGCTCATTGAACCAGTCAGCTAGCCCTGCTTGCCTTTGTTTTTAGCAGTTAGCTAACCTGCAGAAGCTCAGTATGGAGTCTCGACTTTCGTCTCTTAATACCCAGATTGTTTAGTCGActtgtatttatataaaaaatgcaGAAGGTTTTACAGAATGTGCATTAGTTTCTGCTGTGTGTGCTTGCTTAAAATGTGTACAAGGGTTAAGTTTGAACCAGTACTACGCATTGCTACAGCTGTGGTGAAATCTTACATTCCTGTGCTATCCTTGTTTTAATAATTGTTGTTGTGTgtggttttatattttacaatgtttaaaacattaataagtaaaattTAAGACGGCACAAATTTAATTGACTTACTTTAAGTCATTTGGCTTAacgttttctttaaataaaattaaagcaaCTATTACAGAGGCAAAATGTAAATCCAGttagttttgttattattatagattcattataaCACTATtattacatggccaaaagtatgtgggcattGACCATCACAACTcgatgagcttgttggacatcccagtcACAAagtcatgggcattaatatggacttAACCTACCTTGTTCAACTAaaacagcttccactcttccTGGAAGGCTACTTTTAAGGTtcttttgtgtgtctgtgcaaataaatacatttttactgtatactgtatactctaCTGTGTACTTTAAATACCTTtgcagcaaaacacacactttatacaccaGACACTGATCCTGTCAGAATGATTAAGTaatgattcatttacatttttttaaaatatttttttcattgttaTTGACCCCCTGTTTACAACCATAATAAACTCAAAAAACGCACTATGAAAGTCATACTGCTTTTAAGCTGTTACAACATACATACCATTATTTCCTCATTATCCTCTATATATATTAAAGTTATACAAATAATCTTTAATTAGCCACATTTTTATACAACCACATTTTTGATAGTTACTTtgatatgtttaataataaaatcttaTCCTACAGTAAACTGTCAACCCATTTCTGACAACCCATTTTTATCCAATGTGACACTATAAAATTCAAGCAATCACTGGTCACAGGCtttgctaaagggcccaacagtggcaacctggcagtggtggggcttaaacctcctgattacaagtgccttaaccactgagctagcaCTTCCCCATGATACTGCACTAGCCCTAAATGATTATTTGATTTGTTCCTACAATAAGCATTGCTAATGCTTAGAGAAAAATAGTTCCCCAACCAAGAACATACAGCTAATAGAGCCCTGTGATCAGGAGGTGTCTACTGATTAAATATTAGACAttgattaatatttttgtgACTGTCACAGCTTTTTTGaaattggggttgtaataaagtaaataacacaGTTGTGAGTAACAGTTTTATGAAACACcaaaatatgatttaaaaatgaataagtcTAATTTTCTTTCACCTGTCTGCTTTTTTGTAATCTTAATTAAGTGTTTCTTTCTTGCTGTACAGGCTGTACGCTGGATACTTGTAAAAAAGTACACAGAATTCATATAGATGATGATGAAGCTGATCACCAACTATCACTGAAAACGGTATTTTTTAACACTGCTATAACCAAGAATAGCACAGTTCTTTAACAACACTGAAACACTGCAAACACATAGTAATCTGttttaatttgcttaattttCAGGTGTGTTTAGGAGCAGAAGCAGAGGACACCTTCCATACAGTTGAGATAGAGGGCGTTATGTATGATGGCAGGATGACCAAAATACCTCTTGCTGTGCTGAAGCCATCAGTTCTGCCTTCTGTAAGTGATTcataatattgttttattaatcactgcttgtttttgtgtcttttttgtacatttagtAATTCTGTattcaattaaaaatgtaaattaatgtgTAATTAAATAGGTGACTACTATTTTCTGGTATCTGTACTTTAAAGTTAAAGTAAAGTTTTCTGTTGGTTGGCATAAatattcttaaataaataaatacataaataaaaaagttccAAGAAATTTTGTATAGGGGTTAAGCTGGTCACTTTCCTAATAAAATTtctagtaataatgataatatttttcaaaattatggtacaaatatatatgtttttatttgacAATGAAAACATTGCTTTCTTTACAACACATATTAAATTGCATCATGTTCACTTAATAAACCTCAGTTACAAGCTACTGTCGAATCCATATTCATGTACTGTTCAAACCCTGTAATGGCATGTAATTACACAGCTGCCACGTAAACGTTAACCAGAACATCCTTGCATACCATCAGTTGTTGACATCTTGTTGCTAAGGACACGAGTTTACTGCTTTTACCTCAAACTGTGGAATGTTCATTCAGAATTTTTGGCTTCGTCTTGAGATTTCTGCATTTCGCAAGAATTCAGCAGAAGAGTTTGTTTAGTCCTGACATATTTCAGAATGCAATGTTCAGAATGTAAAATCATATCATTTTTAGACATGCACTCATCAggactgtaaaaataaatgctaaCCATCAAATATGCTGGTACTTTCGGCACCATTCACGCCATCGAGGAAAAAATATTTTCCAGTTTAGGGCACATATCCATATGCAATATTGAGTCTGGGTGAATCGAGCTCTGGTGCTTTTACTGGTGTGTTAACTTGTAAGTTTTGGGGAAACAAAGTTACTGACGTGACTACACAGGGGAAGTCGTCTCTGGTTCCAAGGCAAATAGTGATTTAACTACGTTTTGACAAACGTTGGAAGAATGCTCTTGACATGCAAGCTGGCTAAACTGAAATGCGAGACCATGtagtgttgcagacatcaaaatCTGggctaaaacagaaaaaaattaaaattataatgttGGAACcagttaaaaaaatttattaagtCACGGTGCTCTAGTGTGTTTACAATTTGTGTTATATTTCTGACCAGGGCTTGATTGGTGGCACAGAACCAGGCTTCTGGCAATGAAATCTTCCCacctttcaaataaatgcaggATTAATAATATTTCTATTAATCTATCAAAAAGTGTAGGGACGTGATTTGAAGCACCCACAGGCATAATGCCCTACCAGAGTATTACTGTTCATGCACCAAATTTTACTGTGGATGTGAGAGTGTCTTGTAGGCCTCTCCAGGTCTCTTAAGTGTTTGGCTAAGCTGAAAATTGTGCTCATTAGAGGTGATGACCTACTTCAGTCCTATGTTGTCCGATCCTTATGGTCTTTTGCAAACCTCAGCTTGGCTACTTTTTGCTTGTCTTTTTTGCTTGATGAAAggttttttgtttacattaacatctaaggaattaagttggcatttttatttaaagcaactcACAGTTGTGACCATAATCAAAGCAAGCGAAAAAAACAAAGCCTTTTGTTGTCCTATGTCTTGTGCTTGACCTTGTTCTAAAAACTACTTAAATTTTGAGGATGGAAGCAACCTGAAGCTCACTTTATTCTTCTGCCAGTAAAGTCAGAATTCTACCACTCTCTTCTACCCCTTTAAAACTTTTTCCTTTACTGTTTGGCAtgttcaaaatgtatttttatttctgatacTTTCTAACTGGTCCTATTGCAAGATGGTAGTGAGGACTACCGCAGTGGTGGTCTATTATACTTTTCCTTGTTAAATAGGATTTGGTTTAAGTGATCATTAATCACTGAATCAAAGAATAAAGTGTGGCTTTAAATGGAATGGCTGCCATACTTATGAAGATGCTTCACACCAAGTGAAACAtcttagtaaaaaaaataattgtaacaTTGGTGTCTTCCAGTAACCTATCGTGGATCAATAATAGAGCAGTTTTTTGATAACAGTAGTAATAAAAATGTAGCAAGCTCACTTTCTGTGTGTTCTCTAGCTAAGTTTAGGGGGGTTTGAAGTTACTCCTCCATTCACGTTCCGTTTGCTGTCGGGAACTGGACCAGTCTACATCAGTGGGCAACATTTTACAAGTGAGTGGTATTCCTCTGGTCATGTTTACTTCCTGTTTAACAATTcttttacatatacatataaattttaagtttttgcattttattatgTGACCTGTATGTTTTTACAGTCTTTGTGTAATCTACCTCTGATGTGTTTTAGGCTTCAAGGAGTGTACATATCAAGTAGAGGAGGAGAATAACACATCCCCTGTAAAGAGACCATCCAGTATGGCTCTTGGAAAAGTGCCACAGGTAAAATATTAAGGCTTCATCTAACGTATGTAGTCtgtaatttgatttgatttgcacGAAGACAAACCTCCTAAAGTGTCTGTATACTCTGCAAAAACTTTTAAAGTCTCATTTTTATACAGACTATCTAACACCTGAGTGTTAGATATaatacagaaggtgtgtggTGTTAAgtgaacctagccattgggagcaCTCAAATCAGTGCATTCTTAGCGCTGATCCTAAGCCTGGATAAGTTgcaggagggttgcatcaggaaaagCTTTTGGTGTAAAAGTTGtcccaaatcaaatatgtggacAAATCATCTGCTGTTGCAATGCCAAAATGGAGCAGCtgaaattaatcattcattcactttacTCTCTTTTTGCAGAAAAAGCTTAAAATGGACTcggatgatgatgaggaggaggaggaggaggaggagggcgaCAGTGAAGATTATGAGGAGGATGACAGTGATGAGTAAGCTTAATTTGCATAATCAGTAAACAACATGAGCATTAAGAGCGGCTtcaaaatatttaatacatgTGTTCATAGGTACCTGCACTAACGCAAACAAGTTCAAGGTACCATGTTCTTAATTAACTGACATCCGACAAAGAAGTTGCTTGTTTAACAATGCTGGCTGAAAAGGTCATAATTTATTTCTATCATTTTTTATAtcagttcattttaaaattaagaGCAGAGCGGCAGTTCACAGTAACTCAATGCACAATAGGAAGAATTCTAGTGCTCTGGTAAAATTTGACTGAGCAAAGAATTAGATGCCCTTAGCACTGTTCAACACGTGTTACAAAACAGTGATGTCTATATgactagatagatggatggatggatggatggatggatggatggatggatggatggctttattaatcccataggggaATTCAgctattacagcagctcaagatacattaaagtattaaagtacacaagtattaaagtacacatgtaatgttgtacacatgttgtaattacataaatagaatgtagtatgtaatagtaatatagtaatataatatagtaatatagtaatgtaatgtatagtaatgtagtatgtaatataaaaactttaaaagtaTCCTAGCAGTAAATATTGTTAGATGACatttgtaatatgtaatatactaaactgttgtaaagtgttcattgtgtaaatg
The nucleotide sequence above comes from Trichomycterus rosablanca isolate fTriRos1 chromosome 8, fTriRos1.hap1, whole genome shotgun sequence. Encoded proteins:
- the npm1b gene encoding nucleophosmin 1b isoform X1, yielding MAEANVSEVKRPNMFLFGCTLDTCKKVHRIHIDDDEADHQLSLKTVCLGAEAEDTFHTVEIEGVMYDGRMTKIPLAVLKPSVLPSLSLGGFEVTPPFTFRLLSGTGPVYISGQHFTSFKECTYQVEEENNTSPVKRPSSMALGKVPQKKLKMDSDDDEEEEEEEEGDSEDYEEDDSDDQDEDEKIDVAKTSFTFQQKAPEKKKSADKQNSSPGKKDDRAGKPQSQVVVKGNDRTGPGASGKTSGKTPGKTPSINEVKSRLATAAKEGKSLPKTEQKFENYAKSSFKITDKQIKDYAMPSDRTSHYLSK
- the npm1b gene encoding nucleophosmin 1b isoform X2 — protein: MAEANVSEVKRPNMFLFGCTLDTCKKVHRIHIDDDEADHQLSLKTVCLGAEAEDTFHTVEIEGVMYDGRMTKIPLAVLKPSVLPSLSLGGFEVTPPFTFRLLSGTGPVYISGQHFTSFKECTYQVEEENNTSPVKRPSSMALGKVPQKKLKMDSDDDEEEEEEEEGDSEDYEEDDSDDQDEDEKIDVAKTSFTFQQKAPEKKKSADKQNSSPGKKDDRAGKPQSQVVVKGNDRTGPGASGKTSGKTPGKTPSINEVKSRLATAAKEGKSLPKTEQKFENYAKSSFKITDKQVIKDLWNFVQTLKK